Genomic window (Helianthus annuus cultivar XRQ/B chromosome 3, HanXRQr2.0-SUNRISE, whole genome shotgun sequence):
TTGAGCCCTTGTAGTACAACAAACAAAACCGCCAATCACCACCATTCTCCGTCACACATTCCGATCAACCTCCACCCTCCCGTAACCGTTACAACCTGCAATGGCGACGATCAATTTACGCACTCCTGGAATCTCACCGGCGCTGAAACCGGACGCCGACCGTCGCCTTTCGTCCGCGAAAAGCCTCAACGGATCGTCGCAATCGGTTCACGAATTCGTTAATTTGAATCCACAGCAACAACGTGTTCGGAAATCCGTTAGTTCGGTTGCGGTTAAGTCGATGAAGATCGTTGGACAGAGTTATGAACCGGTGTTTTCTCCCAATGGTCCTGTTTCTCTGGTGACGTCATCGTTTTCAACTGTTTTATTTGTTGTTACTGGTTTGATGATTGTTAGTGTGTTTTAGGTTTTTAGTTTGTGTATATGTTTGGGAATTTTTGATGTACACTGGTTTAGTTATTGTGAGGATTGGAATACTGTAGTTTTGTTTGATGAAAATTAAGATTGATTGAATTGTTAGTTGATTAGgaatatataataaaattaagGTTAGTTAAACTGCAATAGTGTTATTGTTACAGCAATAGACATTACTCATTCAGTCATTGTTTGGGAGGCTATGATGCACACTGGTTAACTTATTGTATTGATGAAAATTAAGATTAAGTGAGCTTGTTAGTTGATTACGAATAAATTTACTCATTCAGTCATTGGTATGATTGTACAGATTTAGGTTGCAGGTAAGAGAAAGACATATTAATGATTTTTGACATGTTAACCTAATGTAATGAAGAGATCATAAGATTTCATTAGTACTGGTAGGTGAGATTaggttttattatatataattaaagCCGGCTTCTGGTTTGTGTACTAGATTAGCGTGTTGTGCTTGGGAAGATAAACTTCTGTTGAGCGTTAATCAGAAACAATTGTTGTATATGATGTTAGTGTATGATTGTGAGATGtttaatatgtattttttttttttttttactttagttGGGTCTTATAAGGTTGTGATTATTCTATAAGTACCTGTTTATATATCTGGATTATGATGTGTAAAAGAGGAGATGAAAGGTTAGTTTAACAATTAGTTATGGATTCTTCTTTTGCAGTCTAGTGATAGCAGTTTAAGGCCACCTCAAATTTCTCCAGATGCTCAAAGGAAAACAAAGATCGTGTGCACAATCGGTCCTTCAACAAGCTCACGTGAAATGATATGGAAGTTGGCTGAAACAGGGATGAATGTGGCGCGTCTAAATATGTCACATGGGGATCATGCATCACATCAAGAAACCATTAATCTTGTCAAAGAATACAATGCTCAATTTAATGAAAAAGTTATAGCAATAATGTTGGATACCAAGGTATGGCTTTGTGTTAGGTGTTCATTTTAATTTAATACTTTCATGTGATATAGAATAATCTCACTATTGGTTGATTATATTTATCGTGACGCTTCAGGGACCTGAGGTCAGAAGTGGAGATGTACCTAAACCAATTTTTCTTCAAGAAGGACAAGAATTTAATTTCACTATTAAAAGAGGAGTCAGCACAAACGACACTGTTAGTGTTAATTACGATGATTTTATAAACGATGTCGACCCTGGAGATATACTATTGGTTGACGGTAAGACTTCCTTCAGCACACTTGTCCTTTGCAATTATCAACTCACATTAGGGGTATTCAAAAAGCTCGCTCAGAAAaagctcggttgtaaacgagccggcTCAGCTtgatttgtaaacgagccgagctcgagctaggcctagctcggctcgtgagctcgcTAGCCAGCTCGAATTATTTCATTTTATATACATTAATATTAAGTTtaaatgtattaaaataaaaattacgtGGGAGGGTTTGAAGTGTTAACATTTTAAGTTTAATTAATCATTAACACATAAAAATATgagaaaataaacaaaaaatataCATGTAATACTTTTAATATGTCTTTTGGTCTTTAAAATATTTAAGTaatgaaaataatatatatgtgtaatttttaatttttttttgttctttatgGTATcagtatatgtaaaaaaaattaaaaataaaaatatctaACGAGCTGGCTCGAACATTTTACGAGCCGAGCTCGATTTCGACTTTTCAGCTCGATAAAATTAACAACGACGAGCCGAGCTGGCTTGTTTAAGTTTCAGCTCGAGCTCAACCTGGCTCGGTTCGATTACATCCCTAGCTCACATGTATTTTACTTTGCCTTTTTTGTAGGTGGAATGATGTCATTGGGTGTTAAATCGAAGACCAAAGATGTAGTAAAATGTGAAGTAATTGATGGTGGAGAACTGAAATCAAGGAGGCATCTTAACGTGCGTGGGAAAAGTGCCACTTTGCCTTCAATAACAGGTTTACTTGCATCTTATATTACAATTATGTCATGATTTTTTATCGTTTTCTTTTGTCGCATCTAAATTGATTTTAATTTACAGATAAAGACTGGGAAGATATAAAGTTTGGAGTAGATAACCAGGTTGATTTCTATGCTGTTTCATTTGTGAAGAATGCTGAAGTGGTTCGTGAGCTGAAAGATTTTCTCAAAAGTAAGGCTCTTTATATTTTACCATGATATAACTAATCGTAGTAATTTTTTTGCATGTCTTTTTTCTTCTCTTGTATTATATCTCTCTTATTTATTTATAGTTGAGTGAGCTTAATCTTTTCTGTAGGCTGCAATGCTGACATCCATGTGATTGTCAAAATTGAAAGTGCAGACTCAATAGTTAACCTTCCTTCTATACTTGCTGCATCCGATGGGGTTAGCTTTTATTGACTACCGTCATATTTTATTAACTTCATAAGCATCATctattaactttattttttttaaggcAATGGTTGCACGTGGTGACCTTGGTGCAGAGCTTCCAATTGAAGAAGTTCCTTTACTGCAGGTAAATTTGATCTCAATATCCGAGGCTTGGCCACTCTATTAAACATATCGCGCACACTGTTAATATTTCGTTTGGAATTTTTTATAACTTGTAAATATGGATTAATATTAATATCGTAAATGCCTATTGATTAATCAGGAAGATATCATAAGAAGGTGCCAAAACTTGCAGAAACCAGTTATAGTAGCAACAAACATGCTAGAAAGCATGATTGATCACCCGACCCCAACAAGAGCCGAAGTTTCTGACATTGCAATAGCCGTACGGCAAGGTGCTGATGCTATCATGCTTTCTGGAGAAACTGCCCATGGCAAGTAagtattgttattattttattGTTGTTAGTTATTCTATTAATCATTTTTATATTCATATTATTTGCATTAACTACTGGTTACATGTTGATATATAAAGGTTTCCACTGAAATCTGTGAAAGTAATGCACACTGTGGCATTAAGGACTGAATCAAGTTCAATCAACATGGTTCCCCTTGCTCGGAAATCTGCTAAAAAGGTGTGTGCTAATCGATGCAATTTCTTAGAGGTTATAAGTTCGACCAACAATTTGGGTTTTGTTTTATCTCTAACGGATCAAATTGGATGACTTAAAAGATTTACCTAAAAAAGAAACGTGGGGTCAAACAGGTCAAAAGTCATCCAAAGTGTATACGTATGCACAAAAACCTCTTTATTAGAAAACATTGTTATATTAATAATCACTAAAATTTTGACCTGTGCCGCGCGCTGCGGCGGCAAAGTCGCGTTTGTGACTTCGTTACACGCGTAACGATATGACATTAACATGTGGTGCGCGCACGTGACGTTACGCGTTTTTTACTTTGTTTCACACGTTACGCTCGTATAATTAACGTCATTAGACACAGATAAAAAAAGAGTATGTATCCGACGTTGCGGTGTGAAGTCTTAAAAGTAATTTAGACACTAATGAAGTTAGGCATAGATAAAAAAAATGTATAATAATGTGTCGCATGTTGCGGTGTAAAGctgtaaaagtaatttaaacaaaaGGAGGTGTtaagttattaagtagaaaaggTTGGAGGGTCAAAATTGTCAATTACCAAAAGTTAGATGTGAAGAAGTTCGTAAAAGTAGTTTAAACAAAAGGAGGTGTCAAGTGATTAAGTAGAAAAGGTTGGAGGGTCAAAGTTGTCAATTACCAAAAGTTAGAAGTGAATGTGTAACTTACTTAAAGTTGAGGGTTAATAGTGTTTCATGTCAAATGTTTGAGGGTTAATAGTGAATGCTGTCGAAAGTTGGAGGGTTAATAGTGAATGTTGTCAAAAGTTTGAGGGTTAATAGTTATACTGAATGTTGTCAAAAGTTTGAGGGTTAATAGGGAGGTCCACCGACCTTTCTCTTAAAGATGTAGTAAATAAATGTACTTTTTGTGGGTCATATTTAACACATGAGTTTTATTTTTGTAAAGTTCAAAAAAATGAACAAAAACCTAACCTTATTTTGACCGCCCTGCACATGTTGCAACCTCACTTATTTTGATGCATGATTTATAATTTCTTAAACATATATAGCTTCTACAAAAATATTTCATGTTGGTTAATCTGGCACCTTTTACAGAGCCATATGGGTGAGATTTTTGGCTACCATGCTGCAACAATAGCCAACACTCTCAACACTCCTATCATCGTGTTTACAAGAACTGGGTCCATGGCTGTAATTTTAAGCCATTACCGTCCGTTTTCAACCATCTTTGCCTTCACAAATGTGTGAGTACTGTACAAACAATTACTTACACACTCTATTCTTAGTTTCTTACCCTCATGAATGATGATTTAATATGATAACCGGATGCTTTTTTTGCAGAaaaagagttcaacaaagattgatgCTTTATCATGGTGTTATGCCAATATACATGGAGTTCTCTGATGATGCTGAGGAGACCTTTTCTAGAGCTCTTAACATTATAGTGGTTAGTATGTTCATAAAGTGGGAAAAAACGTTATTTCgtaatatgtattatatatagAGAATGGTAGCATGTTCTTAGTTGATCAcatttatataattttaatatatttatcaggACAAGAGTTTGGTGAAGGAAGGGCAGTATGTTACTCTTGTTCAAAGCGGAGCCCAACCAATTTGGCGTCAAGAGTCTACTCACCACATACAAGTTCGTATGGTTCAAGGTTGACTCGCGAGTTTTCTGAAGGCCAGAGTAACTTGCAATAACTATTCAGTTCTTCTTTCTGGATATTAGATTTTGTTGTACATTTATTCGTTAGAAAGTGTTTTTGGCCTCCATCAAAGAACAAAAGAGAAGACaagatagttttttttttttttttttttctttttgagttTATACTTGTTGAAAACCAACCAGTTGTCATTTTCTACGTTGATCTTTATCCTGTCTTTTTTGTTATATATAATGCAGTTCAATCAtctttgttttttaattaaattcatCTCTCTctatcacaaacacacacaatgaCACATTGCCTTGACAATAGGAGAGATTACGACACCACTGAGCGACTATCCGTGGAAAAATAGTTATTAGCCACCCAAAATCTTGATAAATACAAGTCGTCTGGACTCTGGAGCATGCATTGAGATGCTCCAAGAAAAATCTATATGACTATATGCAACATTTCTTTGAATGGAATCCATAAAACAAATTTTTGGTTGCACTTTAAAGATTAATAGTTGCAACCAACAATGTATTTCTTCAAGTGGCATTTTTATTTTCCACTCAACTCTCGTTTACTTGTAATGTAACACATGTAATGTAATAGTTGTAACACTATCAGGTCTGGCCGGCTCAATGTTTATAGGGGTCTAAAGCGATATAAAATTTTGTGGCCCTTTTTCGAATTAAGTGCTCAACTTAAAGTGTAGCTTTTATaaaaccaacaaaatcaaaactATTATTATATACTTATACAAAAACCAACTGGCGTCGGTTAAAAACAATAATCGCTGAGCTCGCGTCGGTAAGAAATGGTATATACAATTATCAAATTAGGGGTAGAAATATTCATTCAAAATTAATCAGTAGTCCTAACGAGTAGGCGTAAACTATCACCTTCAAACAAAATCAACTAATAGTATAACAAGCAAGTTAGGTGAAACCAAACATACTAATAAGCAAAGATAAACTAAGTTATAGGATAATAAACTAAAAGACTAACGGGTAAAACAAAATAATCAAACGAAAGTTAAGAATCAAGAATAATGAACAATCAATGAAgagtaattaactaaaaatatAAGATAATAACTAATAATCAAATATAATAAAATAGATAGATTCTTTTGACTTTGTAGCTACACACCCCATACTatagtatatataatatataaaagagtaaactgttaaaatagtccctgaggtttggtcatttttgttactttagtccaaaattcaaaccttttgaatttgGGTCCTTAtgttttcaattttgttgccattttcatccaaaatcaaaatctggtcatATTTTTCATAATAATGTTTTTGTGTTTGGATTTATCGTGTAAATAGACTAGAtgttaaatttatatatttttattttttacatttaTATTTGTTGATTTCATGATTTGTTCTGTTTGCATATACACAAGCCAATTTGTTCATACCTAAAATAAGGGTTGTGTTAAATACACCcaaagtcaattttttttttttacttttttcccAAAAGTCAACTTTTCAAGTTTCCATAAACTAATAAATTGTTTCCATATAtcttttaactaggttaaaaccccgtgtattacacaggttgcataaatataattttatataataaataataaaaatatatatcttaaaaaaactCGTGTGTTGCATGTAGAGAGATagattttgtatttttttaataaaatataatactATTTacatattataacattttactttgttaaaTATGTGTGCTTaactaattttttgtttaaaattattattattatttaatatgatcataataaaaataaaccTTTTCTTCTAatctaattttttgtttaaaattattattattattattattattattattatttaatatgatcataataaaaacaaatatttatccttatctaaatatttattcttatctaatataTTTGttcaaaattattattatttaatatgaaagATAAATAGGAAAAATAATGAACTTtaatgtactatttacttattataacactaggatataaccccgtgtattacacgggttgaataaatgaatttcatacactaaataataaaacaatgtatctttaaaaatctcctttattgcacgagttaaataaatataattttatatgttaaataataaaaagttatatctataagaaccatattgtacgtaTTGAatttacacgggttgaataaatgtaatattgtttaccaaataataaaaaaagttatatctttaaaaaccctcgtgtattacacgggcttgaataaatatgattttatataccaaataataagaaaattatatttaaaaaaaactaatagaTGTACTCCGTACACGATAGATATGGTGATTGCGCAGATGATTATTAAAAAGAAGATACACtggtcaaacatgttattcaaGGAGTAAATAAGCAGTCATTTtagtgataaaatataaattatatttaaaagagtaaattacgattttggctcctgtggttatatcacttttaccttttagcccaaaaaagaattttttaacacctgagcccccaacgtctttttttctaacccttttggcccttcacactaacctcatccattaaatgttaggggccaaaagggttagaaaaaaagatgttaggggccaaaatggttagaaaaaaaaagacgttggctattaatattataaatgagaagtatacattaaatttaaactaaataataattatctatagttAAGTAGACAATATTAAACAAAATGATATTTAGTagaagagttatctataattaattataagagattaaactaaataataattatccataagatattaaactaaataatatttagtaggatggttatctataattaattagaagagattaaattaaaataataattatccataacacatggcctaatatgatgacaagtgtcccataaatagtttcttttattatatagtatagattttacATTGTTAAATATGTATTATTaactaaatttttgtttaaaattgttattattattattattattatttaatatgatcataataaaaaataaatgtttatccttatttaaatatttattcttatctaatatttttgtttaaaattattattattatctaatatgagagataaataggaaaataaggtgagaaaaaagattttcatttattagtataggaagatatgatttttaaaattttcaagattttaactaaaaaatcaacaaaataaaATGTGCTTTTAAAGAAAATAAGGAAActcaatttaaaatttgaaaacaataaataattttaaatcaaagagataataaaattaaatcaacttatatattaaaataaaaaataagaaaactaAATTTTTTGAAATGTTAAAAGATGAGTCACGATTTCAATTATTAAATTAATTTGAAATGGTGAAAGATAAAATTGATATTttatacataaataaataaatatataacttttattttaaattaaataaatacatatattaAATAATGGGTTTAGTGAGGACTCACCATataatgacatgtgtcctcaattgagtttcttttattatagtagtaagatttaaatttattttgatagttttttaCATTAGTAATTCTGATAATTAATGAACCAAATATATACGATTAGCTACATACTAATTAGGTTGCTTGGTGTGTCACATGATTATGTATCCCTTACTCAGTTCCGCCATATCAAATGGCGGATCCATTCATCTTGCCACTTCACTCGCCAAGTTTGAGTGATGTAATCTTGTAACTTCGGGTCACGGTTGCTTGTTGACCCGTTTTTCTATATTTTATATAGAAGTTTTGCCCTTGAAAAAAACTATCACAAAATTTCATAACAGATTTTAATAGGTAATTCCTATCACAAAACTAGCAATAAATTTAATCTTCTTCGCTAATTTTGTGAGAGAGTCGATAGCGCTGAAAATCCATGGATGACTTTGCAACTTATAAAAGTTTTTTGtttgttcatttgtttaaatTTGTATTATACAACTTTTGTGCTCAGTATAAACCAACTCATTTGGACATTGGTACGGTATCCcgtaaattaatatttttttgtgTGATTAAGCCGTACCAGTACTGTAACAAATCGAACCAATATCGACTGAATTCTTACCGCAAAGTGTGGGGATCCAACTACCTAATAATTAAATAGTAAACAATCACCATTTGCAAAGAGGTATtaccattttatttttattttattattattattaattttttttttgaaaggtggtATTACCTTTTCTTAGATACTAATCTGTCATTTATACTTATAGTTAACCAGGTTTATATCCATTTTAAGCtctaaaaacactaaaaatgtATATTTGAAATTTTAGtaacagcaaaaaaaaaaaaagttcataGAGCTAAATGAATTTCCTAAACTTTAGCCAGATTCCAAAACAAGACCAAATTACTTGCAAAATCAAATACCACCAACTGAAAACATATAAAGCAAGTAAATAATTTCATATTTAATGAAACATTAAATTGAAATAATACCATCACAATAATAGTAGATCAAAAGGGTAAAATCAATTAACAATAATGCCAAAGATGTTCAAATCTACCATAACCTCTAAACCTTCTTACAGTCCGTTGATGGGTCAAAAGAAGCCAGTGAAATCAGTTCTGATCTTAATTCCTCAAGCGTCTTGTTTCTAGTATTCGTAATCGCATCGTTTGTTACACCATTCGCATTCTCAGTCTCCGGTAAAAAAGCACGAATCTCTTCAACAACGTCGTAAGAAATGGCGATGAGTGATTCCCTCGCACCTTCCTTTGTCACAAGATGTCCGTAATCCATATAACCTTctataaacaaaaacaaaaacagaaaacTGAAACCAAATCAATCAACCAACCAAAACCAAATAATTTTTTGGTGCTGCTAAACGTACCCTCACAAGACAAACTTAAGGGAAGGGCCCACCATTAAGAAATATTTCCCTCTATATGTTCAGAAAAGGGTACGTTTAGACACACCCATAGTATGCATAAACAGAAATGAAATCAATACATTTTTGCggaaacataaacaacatcaatGAATTGGAGAGCATACCTGAAGAATTGCAAGGGGGTTTGAAGAAGAGGAGTGATTCTTAGGTAGTTATAGAGGTGGATTTGATTCCGTACACCGAATTCTGACGTGGAATACAGTTGGATCCTATCAATACTTTTTTGGACTGCTAGTCAAGTGGACTCTTTCCAATATAATAAAGCCAACCTACATTTCTTGTTTTTATTATGAAAAGAACAAGTAAATATATAGTGTAAATTAAAATTATTGAATATATAGTTTGAATGAAAAATATTAGATATTTTTATTTCTTGTTTTATTATGATAAGAAAAAGTAAATATATACTGGGAACGAAAATTATTAAATATATAGTGTGAAGGAATTAAGGAAAATAAGCAGGCTAAACTagttttatgtgtttattttgATCACTGGTATAATACTTTGTGATGTAGTATTTAACGCATAACTTATCATTTACACATAATCAGTGGCGGATAtaggattccgaccaagcgggaacgttttataaataggcggtaacgaaatcgaaaaaacgtcaaatttttccaaaatttacattaaaaacgtcaaaaattttccgaccaagcggtagcggaggctacccttGAATAAAGGTAGATCCGCCCCTAcacataatattttaatttataatttagaGATTATGCATTTACTACATTGTACTTTAACGTATGAAATATTAATTTAACTTATCAAAATATTTAATTACTAGTTTGTTTTGCTATTTAATTTACATTTTCTAGTCTTTTCATGAGAATCATTATTAACGGTTATTATATGTATTACTTTTAATTTTAATTCTTTTTTACTCATTTACAACCCTTGATGCAATATATATGTTAAATCAATAAAAAAATCCAACAAATTTATCTTTTTATGTACATTATTGAAATATTCATGCTTTAATAGATAACCTCAATAAGAATATAGGTTATAGAAATCATCAGGATTCAGGATACATCATCATGTGTTCATTTTCGTTTATGAAGTACCACCAAGCAGTGGCGAAACTAGAAgaaaaattcaggggtattcCTATTGTTTTACCCAGGACCGTCCTTGAGAATTCAAAAGCCCGGTGCAACTAGTAAAATGGGcacttatatattttttttaacctaGGGAGGTTGTTCCTGAGAATTTAATTAAAGAGTCCTTAGGGACCTGAGTAGAAAGCAAAAAATGGCCTTTATATATTTAGTGAAAGGTTTATATACAAAAGACTCTTAACATGCGACGGTACGCGATCGCcaatataacatgcgtaattatgcaaataaTGTGCGTAGTTAGGGTTAACCAAATCCATGCGTAATTATGCAAGTAAAGTGCGTAAATCATACATTgattatcattttttttaattattgggTGTACCAAACATACACAAGAACATAATTATATGTAGAACTTTAAATGTTATTTAGAAGTTTTATAGATAATATTTAGTTTGTAACTGTTGATGCatttttgtgtctgtcactagtcttgtaATTTACGATGTATATAGTACGGTCTTTTAtcgtttatcgagtctgtatttgccttcgaccaagtcggatatcctcctatccgcttgtgtccgacTTGTTTGTCTCCTTTTGGTTTGTATTGATCTatgaacaatgcatgttgcatgaAAAGGGTAGTTCTGTCATTTTTAGGTGTTTATTTGTTGTCTGTTGTTTGctgtctgtttgcagcaaacaACTGATCTGTTGCAGCCATCGACGAAACAGACTGTTTCGTCGAACACTTAACGACGAAACAGGCTTGTGACATTTATCTTTCTGTTTCGTCATGGTCAGTGACGAAACAGACCTGTTTCGTCGTCTGATGGGCTTAGTGTTGGGCCCAGTTCCGTTTCGTCGAGCCTAGTTTGGTTTCGTCGAGTTCTATGGCCCAGCTGCTATAAATAG
Coding sequences:
- the LOC110930517 gene encoding pyruvate kinase isozyme G, chloroplastic codes for the protein MATINLRTPGISPALKPDADRRLSSAKSLNGSSQSVHEFVNLNPQQQRVRKSVSSVAVKSMKIVGQSYEPVFSPNGPVSLSSDSSLRPPQISPDAQRKTKIVCTIGPSTSSREMIWKLAETGMNVARLNMSHGDHASHQETINLVKEYNAQFNEKVIAIMLDTKGPEVRSGDVPKPIFLQEGQEFNFTIKRGVSTNDTVSVNYDDFINDVDPGDILLVDGGMMSLGVKSKTKDVVKCEVIDGGELKSRRHLNVRGKSATLPSITDKDWEDIKFGVDNQVDFYAVSFVKNAEVVRELKDFLKSCNADIHVIVKIESADSIVNLPSILAASDGAMVARGDLGAELPIEEVPLLQEDIIRRCQNLQKPVIVATNMLESMIDHPTPTRAEVSDIAIAVRQGADAIMLSGETAHGKFPLKSVKVMHTVALRTESSSINMVPLARKSAKKSHMGEIFGYHAATIANTLNTPIIVFTRTGSMAVILSHYRPFSTIFAFTNVKRVQQRLMLYHGVMPIYMEFSDDAEETFSRALNIIVDKSLVKEGQYVTLVQSGAQPIWRQESTHHIQVRMVQG